A region from the Spea bombifrons isolate aSpeBom1 chromosome 7, aSpeBom1.2.pri, whole genome shotgun sequence genome encodes:
- the ATG9A gene encoding autophagy-related protein 9A, whose amino-acid sequence MAVFDTPYQRLDASYSDSPLGEDDLLVHVPEGSKSPWHHIENLDLFFSRVYNLHQKNGFSCMLIGEIFELLQFIFVVSFTTFLVSCVDYDILFANKMVNHSQSEHVKVTLPDAFLPPGVCQARIQENGFLVCLLVIAGVFWIHRLVKFIYNICCYWEIHNFYIQALRIPMSDLPYHTWEEVQSRIVQIQKEHQICIHKKELSELDVSHRILRFKNYMVAMINKNLLPLQHKIPVLGDTVFYSRGLKYNFQLIFFWGPGCLFQNEWSLKPEYKRAGVRLELAEKLSHRILWIGLANLVLCPLVLVWQILYAFFSYTEVLRREPGSLGARCWSLYGRCYLRHFNELDHQLQARLSRAYKPASKYMNCFLSPLLAVAAKHLGFLAGSILAVLIALTVYDEDVLAVEHVLSAVTLLGVVVTVCRSFIPDQHLVFCPEQLLRVVLAHIHYMPDHWQRSAHRSETRGEFAQLFQYKAVFIIEELLSPLLTPLVLIFCLRPKSLEIIDFFRNFTVEVVGVGDTCSFAQMDVRQHGNPAWMSAGKTEASVYQQAEDGKTELSLMHFAITNPRWQPPRECSAFLSHLRERVQRDSIGAKNSTGLTHPLHGSSLLIQSDPEPHSLVANMISGLSPGTYPSHPEVLCSPHVSAASEVASALRSLSPQQSCHPAQHQSRTSADFRNSSFGSSLWEGPMTSGTLSEYASTEMSLHALYMHELHQQHTRMAPNRHIWHRQESDDSGESIHGDSLIHATSNIPSSASCPSPAALFGEERLPSLNSQRYSASADLGSMQRPTSNLARQPMGGWSEEGPPTRHPETVPEEGSEDELPPQVQKV is encoded by the exons ATGGCTGTGTTTGACACCCCATACCAGAGGCTGGATGCCTCCTACAGCGATTCACCCCTGGGGGAAGATGACCTGCTGGTGCACGTCCCGGAGGGCAGTAAAT CCCCGTGGCATCACATTGAGAACCTGGATTTGTTCTTCTCTCGG GTCTACAATCTGCACCAAAAGAATGGCTTCAGTTGTATGCTGATCGGGGAGATCTTCGAGTTACT GCAGTTCATCTTCGTGGTTAGTTTTACCACGTTCCTGGTCAGCTGCGTGGATTATGACATTCTGTTTGCCAACAAGATGGTGAACCACAGCCAGAGTGAACATGTCAAGGTGACCCTGCCAGACGCCTTCTTACCCCCCGGAGTCTGCCAAGCCAG AATACAAGAGAATGGCTTCCTCGTGTGCCTCTTGGTCATTGCTGGCGTCTTCTGGATTCACAGGCTCGTAAAATTTATTTACAACATCTGCTGTTATTGGGAGATCCACAACTTCTATATCCAAGCCCTACGCATCCCAATG TCAGATCTCCCATATCACACCTGGGAGGAGGTTCAGAGTCGCATTGTCCAAATTCAAAAGGAACATCAGATCTGCATTCACAAGAAGGAGCTGTCCGAGCTGGACGTGTCCCACCGAATCCTGCGCTTTAAGAACTACATGGTGGCCATGATTAACAAGAACCTTCTTCCACTTCAGCACAAGATCCCTGTCCTTGGCGACACGGTGTTTTACAGCCGTGGACTCAAATACAACTTCCAGCTGATCTTTTTCTGGGGCCCTGGGTGCCTTTTCCAAAACGAGTGGAGCCTTAAACCTGAATATAAGCGGGCAGGAGTGCGTCTGGAACTGGCCGAGAAGCTTTCGCATCGTATCCTGTGGATCGGACTTGCCAACTTGGTTCTGTGCCCGCTGGTGCTTGTATGGCAGATACTTTATGCGTTCTTTAGCTACACAGAGGTTCTGCGTAGGGAACCTGGCAGTCTGGGGGCACGATGCTGGTCCTTGTATGGCCGATGCTATCTGCGACACTTTAATGAACTGGATCATCAACTGCAAGCGAGGCTTAGCCGAGCATATAAACCGGCCAGCAAATACATGAACTGCTTCTTGTCCCCTCTCTTGGCTGTAGCTGCCAAACACCTGGGTTTCCTGGCTGGCTCCATATTGGCGGTCCTTATTGCCCTCACCGTCTACGATGAAGATGTGCTGGCTGTGGAACACGTGCTGAGCGCAGTGACCCTGCTGGGAGTCGTAGTGACTGTTTGCAG GTCCTTCATCCCTGACCAACACCTGGTGTTTTGCCCAGAGCAGCTCCTGAGGGTCGTACTGGCTCATATCCATTATATGCCAGACCACTGGCAGCGCAGTGCTCACCGGTCCGAGACCCGCGGAGAGTTTGCTCAGCTCTTCCAGTACAAGGCG GTGTTTATTATAGAAGAGCTCCTTAGCCCACTCTTAACCCCCTTAGTTCTGATTTTTTGCCTCCGCCCCAAGTCTCTGGAGATCATTGACTTTTTCCGAAACTTCACAGTGGAGGTGGTCGGGGTTGGAGATACCTGTTCGTTTGCCCAGATGGATGTCCGTCAGCACGGCAATCCTGCG TGGATGTCTGCAGGCAAGACCGAGGCATCAGTTTACCAGCAGGCAGAGGACGGCAAGACAGAGCTTTCTCTAATGCATTTCGCCATCACCAACCCTCGCTGGCAGCCCCCACGAGAGTGCTCGGCTTTCCTGAGTCATCTCAGGGAACGAGTACAAAGAGACAGCATTGGTGCCAAAAATTCTACTGGACTGACACATCCCCTGCATGGATCCAGTTTACTAATTCAGTCTGACCCAGAG CCTCACAGTCTCGTGGCGAACATGATCTCTGGTTTGTCTCCTGGAACGTACCCGTCACATCCAGAGGTTCTGTGTTCTCCGCACGTTTCTGCCGCGTCCGAGGTGGCTTCAGCTTTGCGCTCTCTGTCGCCACAACAGTCCTGTCACCCGGCACAACACCAGAGCAGGACAAG CGCTGATTTCAGGAATAGCAGTTTTGGGAGCAGTCTGTGGGAAGGACCCATGACAAGCGGCACGTTGTCTGAATATGCATCCACAGAGATGAGCCTACATGCGCTTTACATGCACGAA CTGCACCAGCAACACACACGTATGGCACCCAATAGACATATCTGGCACCGTCAGGAGAGCGACGACAGTGGGGAAAGTATCCATGGTGACAGCCTTATACACGCTACATCTAACATACCTTCCTCGGCCAGCTGCCCATCGCCTGCGGCACTTTTCGGGGAAGAGAGGCTGCCGTCACTGAACAGCCAGAGATACAGTGCGAGCGCAG ATCTTGGATCCATGCAAAGGCCAACATCCAATTTAGCGAGACAGCCAATGGGAGGATGGAGTGAAGAAGGACCGCCCACAAGACACCCAGAGACAGTTCCAGAGGAGGGGTCTGAAGATGAGCTGCCCCCACAGGTGCAGAAG GTGTAG
- the ZFAND2B gene encoding AN1-type zinc finger protein 2B isoform X1 produces MEFPDLGKHCSEATCKQLDFLPLKCDACEQIFCKDHVTYALHNCTSAYKKDVQVPVCPLCNTPIPVTRGQTPDIVVGDHIDRDCKSDPAQQKRKIFTNKCVKPGCRQKELIKVICNDCHGNFCLKHRHPLDHDCKGTSAPISKAGHAALMRSHASSSKTSTASSHVAPKPAAQPQRSRAVAPSHQPSAAAALQNGLTEEEALQRALEMSLAESATNTSQQDRSQEDEDLALARALSASEEEYRRQQAGQNRDAKQTTCSVS; encoded by the exons ATGGAGTTCCCGGACCTGGGCAAGCATTGTTCGGAGGCCACATGCAAGCAGTTAG ATTTTCTGCCTTTAAAATGTGACGCTTGTGAACAAATCTTCTGCAAAGACCACGTCACGTACGCCCTCCATAACTGCACGTCTGCTTATAAGAAG GACGTGCAGGTTCCGGTGTGTCCCCTCTGTAACACTCCCATCCCAGTGACTCGCGGACAGACCCCCGATATCGTAGTTGGAGATCACATTGATCGGGACTGCAAGTCGGACCCCGCGCAGCAAAAGCGAAAG ATCTTTACTAATAAATGTGTGAAGCCCGGCTGCCGTCAGAAGGAGCTGATTAAGGTGATCTGTAATGACTGCCACGGGAACTTCTGTCTCAAACACAGACATCCCCTGGATCACGACTGCAAAGGAACCAGCGCTCCGATCTCCAAGGCAGG ACACGCAGCTTTAATGAGAAGTCACGCTTCCTCTTCGAAGACTTCCACGGCTTCCAGCCACGTGGCCCCCAAACCCGCTGCACAACCCCAGCGTAGCAG GGCCGTTGCCCCTTCTCATCAGCCGTCGGCCGCAGCCGCCCTGCAGAATGGTTTG acagaagaagaagctctCCAGAGAGCCCTGGAAATGTCTCTTGCAGAATCTGCAACGAACACGAGCCAGCAGGACCG CTCGCAAGAGGATGAAGACTTGGCTTTAGCTCGAGCGCTGTCTGCCAGCGAAGAGGAATACAGGAGGCAGCAGGCG gGCCAAAACCGTGATGCCAAACAGACCACTTGCAGCGTGTCCTAG
- the ZFAND2B gene encoding AN1-type zinc finger protein 2B isoform X3: MEFPDLGKHCSEATCKQLDFLPLKCDACEQIFCKDHVTYALHNCTSAYKKDVQVPVCPLCNTPIPVTRGQTPDIVVGDHIDRDCKSDPAQQKRKIFTNKCVKPGCRQKELIKVICNDCHGNFCLKHRHPLDHDCKGTSAPISKAG; the protein is encoded by the exons ATGGAGTTCCCGGACCTGGGCAAGCATTGTTCGGAGGCCACATGCAAGCAGTTAG ATTTTCTGCCTTTAAAATGTGACGCTTGTGAACAAATCTTCTGCAAAGACCACGTCACGTACGCCCTCCATAACTGCACGTCTGCTTATAAGAAG GACGTGCAGGTTCCGGTGTGTCCCCTCTGTAACACTCCCATCCCAGTGACTCGCGGACAGACCCCCGATATCGTAGTTGGAGATCACATTGATCGGGACTGCAAGTCGGACCCCGCGCAGCAAAAGCGAAAG ATCTTTACTAATAAATGTGTGAAGCCCGGCTGCCGTCAGAAGGAGCTGATTAAGGTGATCTGTAATGACTGCCACGGGAACTTCTGTCTCAAACACAGACATCCCCTGGATCACGACTGCAAAGGAACCAGCGCTCCGATCTCCAAGGCAGGGTGA
- the ZFAND2B gene encoding AN1-type zinc finger protein 2B isoform X2 — protein sequence MEFPDLGKHCSEATCKQLDFLPLKCDACEQIFCKDHVTYALHNCTSAYKKDVQVPVCPLCNTPIPVTRGQTPDIVVGDHIDRDCKSDPAQQKRKIFTNKCVKPGCRQKELIKVICNDCHGNFCLKHRHPLDHDCKGTSAPISKAGHAALMRSHASSSKTSTASSHVAPKPAAQPQRSRAVAPSHQPSAAAALQNGLTEEEALQRALEMSLAESATNTSQQDRSQEDEDLALARALSASEEEYRRQQALLAEDGKKKGL from the exons ATGGAGTTCCCGGACCTGGGCAAGCATTGTTCGGAGGCCACATGCAAGCAGTTAG ATTTTCTGCCTTTAAAATGTGACGCTTGTGAACAAATCTTCTGCAAAGACCACGTCACGTACGCCCTCCATAACTGCACGTCTGCTTATAAGAAG GACGTGCAGGTTCCGGTGTGTCCCCTCTGTAACACTCCCATCCCAGTGACTCGCGGACAGACCCCCGATATCGTAGTTGGAGATCACATTGATCGGGACTGCAAGTCGGACCCCGCGCAGCAAAAGCGAAAG ATCTTTACTAATAAATGTGTGAAGCCCGGCTGCCGTCAGAAGGAGCTGATTAAGGTGATCTGTAATGACTGCCACGGGAACTTCTGTCTCAAACACAGACATCCCCTGGATCACGACTGCAAAGGAACCAGCGCTCCGATCTCCAAGGCAGG ACACGCAGCTTTAATGAGAAGTCACGCTTCCTCTTCGAAGACTTCCACGGCTTCCAGCCACGTGGCCCCCAAACCCGCTGCACAACCCCAGCGTAGCAG GGCCGTTGCCCCTTCTCATCAGCCGTCGGCCGCAGCCGCCCTGCAGAATGGTTTG acagaagaagaagctctCCAGAGAGCCCTGGAAATGTCTCTTGCAGAATCTGCAACGAACACGAGCCAGCAGGACCG CTCGCAAGAGGATGAAGACTTGGCTTTAGCTCGAGCGCTGTCTGCCAGCGAAGAGGAATACAGGAGGCAGCAGGCG CTGCTGGCGGAGGACGGCAAGAAAAAGGGACTGTAG
- the LOC128501852 gene encoding uncharacterized protein LOC128501852 — MSRDQETSEVPDNLHESAKEIALGILRDVPKNKDDVLFHIPEYRWLLQEGKCPASGQDLAERQIEELQQVTFLKGDKENKSVTDGSVGPISSGPVIYIVPAFHYQYLGKRSRPRDLIRGVSGFLPRTKQRSPETGPETGIARPDRGERAGDRFRSRSKELILLSKTRERTLRILNDALNKKDDLLVENAEDLLQQRRFRKVPLISPSLVENLIATLKKVTFCKDRPDEMRRGHANEKTREKGHLGPQFWVQNKYLGLGSRPGTLILETARFLGYELFPAPKEDGAGKSGRSLTAYDVCWAFETWMNHDGFYTNNEYSCCGERARDSVCVASKMASRLH, encoded by the exons ATGAGTCGGGACCAAGAGACTTCTGAGGTTCCAGATAATCTCCATGAGTCGGCCAAAGAAATAGCTCTGGGGATCCTGAGGGACGTCCCGAAGAACAAAGATGATGTCTTGTTCCATATTCCGGAATACCGGTGGCTTCTCCAAGAAGGGAAGTGTCCGGCGTCCGGCCAAGACCTGGCGGAGCGACAGATCGAGGAACTCCAGCAGGTGACGTTCCTGAAAGGAGACAAAGAGAACAAAAGCGTCACCGATGGCTCCGTCGGCCCGATCTCCTCCGGACCGGTCATTTATATCGTCCCTGCCTTCCACTACCAATATCTCGGTAAACGATCTCGGCCGAGAGATTTAATCCGAGGAGTCTCGGGGTTCCTGCCGCGAACCAAGCAGAGATCTCCAGAGACCGGGCCGGAAACCGGAATCGCCCGCCCGGACCGCGGGGAGAGGGCCGGCGACCGCTTTAG ATCTCGTTCCAAGGAGTTAATTTTACTCAGTAAAACAAGAGAGAGGACGCTCAGGATTCTGAACGACGCTCTGAATAAGAAAGACGATCTCTTGGTGGAGAACGCCGAGGATCTCTTACAACAGCGGAGGTTCCGGAAAGTTCCGCTAATCAGCCCGTCGCTGGTGGAAAACCTGATCGCCACGCTGAAGAAAGTGACGTTTTGCAAAGACCGCCCCGATGAAATGCGAAGGGGTCACGCCAATGAAAAAACGAGAGAGAAGGGCCATTTGGGGCCGCAGTTTTGGGTTCAAAATAAGTACTTGGGGCTCGGATCCCGTCCAGGAACGCTGATTTTAGAAACCGCGCGTTTTCTTGGCTATGAGCTTTTTCCGGCCCCCAAAGAAGACGGCGCGGGGAAATCGGGACGTTCTCTGACTGCTTACGATGTTTGCTGGGCTTTCGAAACTTGGATGAACCACGACGGGTTTTACACAAATAACGAGTATTCCTGCTGCGGAGAGAGAGCCAGAGATTCCGTGTGCGTCGCGTCTAAAATGGCTTCCCGTTTACATTAG